One region of Salvia miltiorrhiza cultivar Shanhuang (shh) chromosome 3, IMPLAD_Smil_shh, whole genome shotgun sequence genomic DNA includes:
- the LOC131014039 gene encoding uncharacterized protein LOC131014039 isoform X3, whose protein sequence is MPSVLVVSGGESCGVFMPLEGVDVKVANNEKRGSIPLKTIPEAEFLKYIRAAKCDFVPGKVKAEEALPQVVEAEK, encoded by the exons ATGCCCTCTGTTCTTGTCGTTTCAG GCGGGGAATCATGTGGAGTTTTTATGCCGCTTGAAGGAGTTGATGTCAAG GTTGCAAATAATGAGAAACGTGGCAGTATTCCACTCAAAACAATACCTGAAGCTGAGTTTCTAAAGTATATTAGAGCAGCTAAATGTG ATTTTGTTCCTGGAAAGGTGAAGGCTGAGGAAGCTTTACCACAAGTAGTAGAGGCTGAGAAATAA
- the LOC131014039 gene encoding uncharacterized protein LOC131014039 isoform X1 — protein sequence MPSVLVVSGGESCGVFMPLEGVDVKVANNEKRGSIPLKTIPEAEFLKYIRAAKCGHTHVAEALKVSIHILPPSHSNRLVFLFGTSHSNRPSLNLEIIRDFLILN from the exons ATGCCCTCTGTTCTTGTCGTTTCAG GCGGGGAATCATGTGGAGTTTTTATGCCGCTTGAAGGAGTTGATGTCAAG GTTGCAAATAATGAGAAACGTGGCAGTATTCCACTCAAAACAATACCTGAAGCTGAGTTTCTAAAGTATATTAGAGCAGCTAAATGTG GACATACCCATGTCGCTGAAGCATTGAAAGTATCaattcatatactccctccgtcccactccaataggctcgttttcctttttgggacgtcccactccaataggcccagtctaaatttagaaataattagAGACTTCTTAATTCTTAATTAA
- the LOC131014039 gene encoding uncharacterized protein LOC131014039 isoform X2, whose translation MPSVLVVSGGESCGVFMPLEGVDVKVANNEKRGSIPLKTIPEAEFLKYIRAAKCGHTHVAEALKVSIHIFFTMPWTFCSWKGEG comes from the exons ATGCCCTCTGTTCTTGTCGTTTCAG GCGGGGAATCATGTGGAGTTTTTATGCCGCTTGAAGGAGTTGATGTCAAG GTTGCAAATAATGAGAAACGTGGCAGTATTCCACTCAAAACAATACCTGAAGCTGAGTTTCTAAAGTATATTAGAGCAGCTAAATGTG GACATACCCATGTCGCTGAAGCATTGAAAGTATCaattcatata tttttcacAATGCCTTGGAC ATTTTGTTCCTGGAAAGGTGAAGGCTGA
- the LOC131014038 gene encoding uncharacterized protein LOC131014038 encodes MSFNSVSGGCGSGSSRGGRQFQDLQNPRFCECHTDGKRTRAVIMTSWTDENPGRRFYGCRNWKTKNCGLFDWIDEPMTERAKDIINELKIMKNKESSNSEPMDVEMEFAKIWNVIQMLKEDSIKNMKKTRLVTTMLIVSWMCMACYALV; translated from the exons ATGAGTTTCAATTCAGTCTCCGGTGGTTGTGGGTCGGGATCTTCGCGTGGTGGACGCCAGTTTCAAGACCTTCAAAATCCAAGGTTTTGTGAGTGCCACACTGATGGAAAAAGGACGAGAGCTGTGATAATGACCTCATGGACCGACGAAAATCCCGGTAGGAGATTTTATGGGTGCCGGAATTGGAAG ACGAAGAATTGTGGTTTGTTTGATTGGATTGACGAACCAATGACTGAAAGAGCTAAAGACATTATCAACGAGTTGAAGATCATGAAGAATAAAGAGAGCTCAAACTCGGAACCGATGGATGTGGAGATGGAATTTGCCAAGATCTGGAATGTCATTCAAATGCTCAAAGAAGATTCTATCAAGAATATGAAGAAAACTAGATTAGTTACTACAATGTTGATTGTTTCTTGGATGTGTATGGCTTGTTATGCACtagtttag